In the Ilumatobacteraceae bacterium genome, one interval contains:
- a CDS encoding DEAD/DEAH box helicase, with protein sequence MSRDRAPFVAQGSWRSGALHVWGWNGESPASAAWLYGGFGRSRWSADAEQGWHDSPISYGELGRIQLELPEGGVRSVPAVQLDPFGASVWLSETPTGDQLSPSLAWFARLTSFAVRLVGQRRVVPEVLDEGPFTVARWRPVLSPEYDDALAYAAASAPAICRNGSSASTVDILRALVDGLARAVLHHGGWKPDLGRQRSSEVQALRAVFTALAKHDPVIRSGSDEFHHAVDDLSRSLDRHRLRLAGEPVVRGRVRLTLPDDPGDPWLVELELVDDADPGRWCSADDVWNGSPRAVDLAGGEHRLPVLVAEVTSLCDVVAPAVPGLADLASQHEPGAVELDLEEADDFIDIAPAVLERLGIELIGPEHLVTAGVSVRATATDSPKDDRKARFGKEALVEWEAIIDDTPVSQADMERAEAAGATLMRAGHRWVRIDPAGLRRARALIEQQRSSKQAVGAVELLRLAAGHSPDGETPVELVAGGEPGDARPLDPQSDEAMAADPGWVRSLLGGLPDERLEEVEESDAFVGELRHYQRRGLGWMQFLARVGLGGCLADDMGLGKTATTLAHLVERPGPHLVVCPLSVVHNWESEAHRFTPGLTVLVHHGAGRQQGAPALFGLADADIVVTTYGLLPRDLEALGEVDWTTVVLDEAQMVKNPSTKAAKAVRQLRAAQKLALTGTPVENRLSELWAILDACNPGLLGSQTKFREQYAGPIERSNDAEAAERLRTLTRPFVLRRTKADRRLLPDLPDKIEQIAYAQLTKEQATLYQRVVDQLLVDAKEMEGMQRRGRVLSALTRLKQICNHPAHALKDGSRLAGRSGKLNRFDELVTELLDVDERALVFTQFREMGDLLQIHLRERFEMPAPFLHGGVSRTGRDAMVAAFQSGEAPPLLLVSLKAGGTGLNLTAASQVIHYDRWWNPAVEDQATDRAWRLGQQRTVNVHKLVCQGTVEERIGQVIDEKRAIADAVIGTGEAWLSELSTDDLAELVLLEAT encoded by the coding sequence GTGTCCCGTGATCGTGCGCCCTTCGTCGCCCAGGGCTCCTGGCGTTCGGGTGCGCTCCACGTGTGGGGCTGGAACGGCGAATCGCCGGCGTCGGCCGCGTGGCTGTACGGCGGCTTCGGTCGCAGCCGCTGGAGCGCCGACGCCGAACAGGGCTGGCACGACTCCCCGATCAGCTACGGCGAACTCGGGCGCATCCAGCTCGAACTGCCCGAGGGCGGCGTGCGTTCCGTGCCCGCCGTGCAACTCGACCCGTTCGGCGCGTCGGTCTGGCTGTCGGAGACGCCGACCGGCGACCAGCTGTCGCCGTCGCTGGCCTGGTTCGCCCGGTTGACCTCGTTCGCGGTCCGCCTGGTCGGTCAGCGACGGGTCGTCCCCGAGGTGCTCGACGAGGGCCCGTTCACCGTCGCCCGATGGCGACCGGTGCTGTCACCCGAGTACGACGACGCGTTGGCGTACGCCGCCGCCAGCGCACCGGCGATCTGCCGCAACGGCTCGTCGGCGTCGACCGTCGACATCCTGCGCGCGCTCGTCGACGGCCTGGCGCGTGCCGTCCTCCACCACGGTGGCTGGAAACCCGACCTCGGACGCCAGCGGTCCAGCGAGGTGCAGGCGCTCCGGGCGGTGTTCACGGCGCTCGCCAAGCACGACCCGGTGATCCGTTCGGGGTCCGACGAGTTCCACCACGCGGTCGACGACCTGTCGCGGTCGCTCGATCGGCATCGGCTGCGGTTGGCGGGCGAGCCCGTCGTGCGCGGCCGCGTGCGACTGACGCTGCCCGACGATCCGGGCGACCCGTGGCTGGTCGAGCTCGAACTCGTCGACGACGCCGATCCGGGTCGGTGGTGCTCGGCCGACGACGTCTGGAACGGCTCGCCCCGAGCGGTCGACCTCGCCGGCGGCGAGCACCGCCTTCCGGTGCTCGTCGCCGAGGTCACCTCGCTGTGCGACGTCGTCGCCCCCGCCGTCCCCGGGCTCGCCGACCTCGCCTCCCAGCACGAGCCCGGTGCGGTCGAGCTCGACCTCGAGGAGGCCGACGACTTCATCGACATCGCGCCGGCGGTCCTCGAACGTCTCGGCATCGAACTGATCGGCCCCGAGCACCTCGTCACCGCCGGGGTCAGCGTGCGGGCGACGGCGACCGACTCGCCCAAAGACGATCGCAAGGCGCGGTTCGGCAAGGAGGCGCTCGTCGAGTGGGAGGCGATCATCGACGACACGCCCGTGTCCCAGGCCGACATGGAACGCGCCGAGGCGGCCGGTGCCACGTTGATGCGCGCCGGGCACCGCTGGGTCCGCATCGACCCGGCCGGGCTCCGGCGGGCCCGGGCGCTCATCGAGCAGCAGCGGTCGAGCAAACAGGCCGTCGGTGCGGTCGAACTCCTGCGGCTCGCGGCCGGGCACTCGCCCGACGGTGAGACGCCGGTCGAACTGGTCGCGGGCGGCGAACCCGGTGACGCACGCCCGCTCGATCCGCAGTCCGACGAGGCGATGGCGGCCGACCCGGGTTGGGTGCGGTCGCTGCTCGGCGGCCTGCCCGACGAGCGGCTCGAAGAGGTCGAGGAGTCCGATGCCTTCGTCGGCGAACTCCGCCACTACCAGCGGCGAGGACTCGGCTGGATGCAGTTCCTGGCTCGCGTCGGACTGGGCGGTTGCCTCGCCGACGACATGGGGCTCGGCAAGACCGCGACGACGCTGGCCCATCTGGTCGAGCGCCCCGGACCGCACCTCGTCGTGTGCCCGCTGAGCGTCGTGCACAACTGGGAGTCCGAGGCGCACCGGTTCACCCCGGGCCTGACCGTGCTCGTGCACCACGGGGCCGGTCGGCAGCAGGGCGCGCCGGCTCTGTTCGGCCTGGCCGATGCCGACATCGTGGTGACCACCTACGGGTTGCTGCCCCGCGACCTCGAAGCGCTCGGTGAGGTCGACTGGACCACGGTCGTCCTCGACGAGGCGCAGATGGTCAAGAACCCGAGCACCAAGGCGGCCAAGGCCGTCCGCCAGCTCCGGGCGGCCCAGAAGCTGGCGCTGACCGGCACGCCGGTCGAGAACCGACTGTCCGAGCTCTGGGCGATCCTCGACGCCTGCAATCCGGGTCTGCTCGGCAGCCAAACCAAGTTCCGCGAACAGTACGCCGGGCCGATCGAGCGCAGCAACGACGCCGAGGCGGCCGAGCGCCTGCGCACGCTCACCCGACCGTTCGTGTTGCGCCGCACCAAGGCCGACCGCCGGCTGCTGCCCGATCTGCCCGACAAGATCGAACAGATCGCGTACGCCCAGTTGACCAAGGAGCAGGCGACCCTGTACCAGCGAGTCGTCGATCAACTCCTGGTCGACGCGAAGGAGATGGAAGGCATGCAGCGCCGGGGCCGGGTGCTGTCGGCGCTCACCCGTCTGAAACAGATCTGCAACCATCCGGCACACGCGCTCAAGGACGGATCACGGCTGGCCGGACGCTCGGGCAAGCTCAACCGATTCGACGAGTTGGTCACCGAGCTCCTCGACGTCGACGAGCGAGCGCTCGTCTTCACCCAGTTCCGCGAGATGGGCGACCTGTTGCAGATCCACCTCCGAGAACGGTTCGAGATGCCGGCCCCGTTCCTCCACGGTGGGGTGTCGCGCACCGGTCGCGACGCCATGGTTGCGGCGTTCCAGTCCGGCGAGGCACCGCCGCTGCTCCTCGTCTCGCTGAAGGCGGGCGGCACCGGGCTCAACCTCACCGCGGCCAGCCAGGTCATCCACTACGACCGATGGTGGAACCCGGCGGTCGAAGACCAGGCAACCGACCGCGCCTGGCGCCTCGGCCAGCAGCGCACCGTCAACGTCCACAAGCTGGTCTGCCAGGGCACCGTCGAAGAACGCATCGGCCAGGTGATCGACGAGAAGCGTGCGATCGCCGACGCCGTGATCGGTACCGGTGAGGCGTGGCTCTCCGAGCTGTCGACCGACGATCTGGCGGAGCTGGTGCTCCTGGAGGCCACATGA
- a CDS encoding SWIM zinc finger family protein: MSRPRKPYGPNPPGRLLGTMIKVLAAEMSDQGRLARGKRYWADDAVIDIVVGHGAVTAEIQGSRPEPYVVTIEASSGSGVPGKRDVWAQCTCPDDTGTGADLCKHAVAAFFTLADEVSIDPELVDRWRRSARRDRPDAEVTELRPARHDDEDHDDEDLDDHDDDHDDEGAEVIELRPRIDPDLDAISHLLRSPAGASPPEFPEVTELEHGLIRDPLLADVLADALDHLAIRWE, from the coding sequence ATGAGCCGCCCCCGCAAGCCGTACGGGCCGAACCCTCCCGGCCGGTTGCTCGGCACGATGATCAAGGTGCTCGCCGCCGAGATGAGCGATCAGGGCCGACTCGCGCGTGGCAAGCGGTACTGGGCCGACGACGCGGTCATCGACATCGTCGTGGGTCACGGCGCGGTGACCGCCGAGATCCAGGGCTCGCGTCCCGAGCCGTACGTGGTCACGATCGAGGCGTCGAGCGGATCGGGCGTTCCCGGCAAGCGCGACGTCTGGGCGCAATGCACCTGTCCCGACGACACCGGCACCGGTGCCGATCTGTGCAAGCACGCGGTCGCCGCGTTCTTCACTCTCGCCGACGAGGTGTCGATCGACCCCGAACTCGTCGACCGGTGGCGTCGCAGCGCGCGGCGCGACCGTCCCGACGCCGAGGTCACCGAGCTCCGACCCGCCCGCCACGACGACGAGGATCACGACGACGAGGATCTTGACGATCACGACGACGATCACGACGACGAGGGTGCCGAGGTGATCGAGCTGCGGCCTCGGATCGATCCCGACCTCGACGCGATCTCACATCTGCTCCGGTCACCTGCGGGGGCCTCGCCGCCCGAGTTCCCCGAGGTGACCGAGCTCGAGCACGGTCTGATCCGTGATCCACTGCTCGCCGACGTGCTCGCCGACGCGCTCGACCATCTCGCGATCCGCTGGGAGTGA
- a CDS encoding MoxR family ATPase: protein MSGEITAVVQALVNNVDAVVRGKHHEIRMAVACLLTEGHLLLDDVPGTGKTSLAKAIAGSIGGTWKRVQFTPDLLPSDITGVMVYDQSTSVFNFREGPVFANVLIGDEINRGSPKTQSALLEVMEERQVTTDGVARAVPRPFFVVATQNPRDFQGTFPLPDVQLDRFTMRISLGYTDHNTEVRVLEDYRRSSRDVSVSAVTDAETLESVIGQVDELEVAPGVHDYIVRIAESTRGHPDLRLGVSTRGTIALLRASRAWAATAERDYVTPDDVQDVAPSVCSHRIALTPEAELRGSDTASILANLLDEVPVPRSREG from the coding sequence ATGTCGGGTGAGATCACAGCGGTCGTGCAGGCCTTGGTCAACAACGTCGATGCGGTGGTGCGCGGCAAGCACCACGAGATCCGCATGGCGGTCGCCTGCCTCCTGACCGAGGGACACCTGCTCCTCGACGATGTGCCGGGAACCGGCAAGACCTCGTTGGCCAAGGCGATCGCGGGCTCGATCGGCGGCACCTGGAAGCGGGTCCAGTTCACCCCTGACCTGCTGCCCAGCGACATCACCGGCGTCATGGTGTACGACCAGTCGACCAGCGTGTTCAACTTCCGCGAGGGGCCGGTCTTCGCCAACGTGCTGATCGGTGACGAGATCAACCGTGGCAGCCCCAAGACGCAGTCGGCCCTGCTCGAGGTGATGGAGGAGCGGCAGGTCACCACCGACGGGGTCGCGCGCGCGGTGCCCAGACCGTTCTTCGTGGTCGCGACGCAGAACCCGCGCGACTTCCAGGGCACCTTTCCGCTGCCCGACGTGCAGCTCGACCGCTTCACGATGCGGATCAGCCTGGGCTACACCGACCACAACACCGAGGTCCGCGTCCTCGAGGACTACCGGCGCAGCTCGCGCGACGTCTCGGTCAGCGCCGTCACCGACGCCGAGACGCTGGAGTCGGTGATCGGCCAGGTCGACGAGCTCGAGGTCGCACCTGGGGTGCACGACTACATCGTCCGGATCGCCGAATCCACGCGCGGCCACCCCGACCTGCGGCTGGGTGTGTCGACCCGTGGCACGATCGCCCTGTTGCGGGCATCGCGGGCGTGGGCGGCGACCGCCGAGCGCGACTACGTGACGCCCGACGACGTCCAGGACGTGGCACCGTCGGTGTGCTCGCACCGGATCGCCCTGACCCCCGAAGCCGAGCTTCGAGGGTCCGACACGGCGAGCATCCTGGCGAACCTGCTGGACGAGGTTCCGGTACCCCGCAGCCGAGAGGGCTGA
- a CDS encoding DUF58 domain-containing protein, producing MLTRSGLGAAVATIVLIVCGTWWRYEELVVVGAALAVALVIALWSARATQRADVVRIVTSPRVARGDPVRAIYRVTNPGRRRLAPMTIVDECDEQVARVPIGEIGPLDRTEAVGLIPTRRRGLFPIGPWAIERTDPFRLAVGRRQSDATGQIIVHPRIYPLAGPYGAMHTVEDEAIVRTAASDPLSGFVSLREYVDGDDPRLIHWPTSARMGTLMLREHVELRRPEFTVVLDAVDTAATADDFEEMADVAASVSVHALGSGVTVRLRTTSREFPGAARPIDRDTQVLDLLTPVRQCDDSASLALAEIFQGGLDHSTIVFITGPSGPSTTLRNADRLSVVRIGAGAEAGIGITMAADDAVTFVQRWRPWM from the coding sequence ATGCTCACTCGGTCGGGTCTCGGAGCGGCCGTCGCCACGATCGTGCTGATCGTCTGCGGGACGTGGTGGCGCTACGAGGAGCTCGTCGTCGTCGGGGCCGCGCTCGCGGTAGCGCTGGTGATCGCGCTCTGGAGCGCGCGTGCGACGCAGCGCGCCGACGTCGTTCGAATTGTCACGTCACCGAGAGTCGCCCGCGGCGATCCGGTCAGGGCCATCTATCGCGTCACCAACCCGGGTCGGCGCCGTCTGGCACCGATGACGATCGTCGACGAGTGCGATGAGCAGGTCGCGCGGGTTCCCATCGGTGAGATCGGGCCGCTCGACCGGACGGAGGCGGTCGGTCTGATCCCGACCCGCCGACGTGGGCTGTTCCCGATCGGCCCGTGGGCGATCGAGCGCACCGACCCGTTCCGCCTCGCCGTCGGCCGCCGCCAGAGCGACGCGACCGGTCAGATCATCGTGCACCCACGGATCTACCCGCTCGCCGGTCCCTACGGGGCCATGCACACGGTCGAGGACGAGGCGATCGTCCGTACGGCCGCCTCCGACCCGTTGAGCGGGTTCGTGTCGCTGCGCGAGTACGTCGACGGCGACGACCCCCGGCTCATCCACTGGCCGACCTCGGCGCGTATGGGCACCCTGATGCTGCGCGAGCACGTCGAACTCCGTCGGCCCGAGTTCACGGTGGTCCTCGACGCGGTCGACACCGCGGCGACGGCCGACGACTTCGAAGAGATGGCCGATGTCGCCGCATCGGTCTCGGTGCACGCACTCGGGAGCGGCGTGACGGTACGGCTCCGCACCACGTCCCGGGAGTTCCCCGGCGCCGCTCGGCCGATCGATCGCGACACGCAGGTGCTCGATCTGCTGACGCCGGTCCGACAGTGCGACGACTCGGCGTCGCTCGCGTTGGCGGAGATCTTCCAGGGTGGACTCGACCACTCGACGATCGTGTTCATCACCGGGCCGTCGGGGCCGTCGACGACGCTCCGCAACGCCGATCGTCTGTCGGTGGTCCGGATCGGCGCCGGGGCCGAGGCCGGCATCGGCATCACGATGGCGGCCGATGACGCGGTGACCTTCGTCCAACGGTGGCGCCCGTGGATGTGA
- a CDS encoding transglutaminase domain-containing protein gives MDVTRLRLVLTTALGVLLALVASNAFDSTQWPLLLPVGIAAVGAVLVVNRRLVLRLAVGTVAVVGGVFAATLAADGAPSAAWNALVEGPRQLLTTEWPSPAVPSVVGAVALLVGVTVAIALDLAGRARWHLAPLGVIAIGWVAALSIGAPVRPPIWVFALGGVCAVVFALTRHDRGVAGASGVLAADRTIAMSVVAIAAVTLGTASAVAWADRADPRRTADAETNAAVLDPIEAMVALRRADPPFPLFSIVDRSRVVGQSFPARWRIAALDTYDGQRWVPRVTLRPIGGRLGLPTPPSVERPPAVDYELTYESDDIALLPYPGAPLSASVDVETDLGRVVVRPLEAPQVDDVVMMSSEVAPTSRSALDGTVGRRPVDDIAEGFGDRARALVDEDTTVIEQLRQIEATMRDEWQLDPSAPGGGQQLALIDRFLGETTRGTREQFVTAFVLLARSLGVDARVATGFIVPPESIGPSLVLESSMASVWPEVRFENVGWVPFDPVPQVVSPDDGDPEPPPEAQTPAAAQPPIAPPNEDVEPTDEEVPEVVTATDRWDGVRRWLQRGAVVSAIGLLPILLAVGLIVGIKWRRRRRRRRAPDPVARIRGVWANATDALVDAGMTIGPSWTDDTIASSAASLAPSVPHELRRLAAMSTQVTFGAAHGADALADDAVLTSAAVDQAVRDERTRWQRVRWRLSLRSLRRSTRSPVSPD, from the coding sequence GTGGATGTGACCCGACTCCGCCTAGTGCTCACCACGGCGCTCGGGGTGCTGCTCGCGCTCGTGGCGAGCAACGCCTTCGACTCGACCCAGTGGCCGCTGCTGCTGCCGGTGGGGATCGCGGCGGTCGGCGCCGTGCTCGTCGTCAACCGCCGTCTGGTGCTGCGACTGGCCGTCGGCACCGTGGCGGTCGTCGGGGGCGTGTTCGCCGCCACCCTCGCCGCCGATGGCGCACCGAGCGCAGCGTGGAACGCGCTGGTCGAGGGGCCGCGGCAGCTGCTCACGACCGAGTGGCCGAGCCCGGCGGTCCCGTCGGTCGTCGGCGCGGTGGCATTGCTCGTGGGTGTGACCGTGGCGATCGCGCTCGACCTGGCAGGCCGTGCGCGTTGGCACCTCGCACCGCTCGGGGTGATCGCGATCGGGTGGGTGGCAGCGCTGTCGATCGGTGCGCCGGTGCGCCCACCGATCTGGGTCTTCGCGCTGGGTGGTGTCTGCGCCGTCGTGTTCGCGCTCACCCGTCACGATCGGGGCGTCGCCGGAGCCTCCGGGGTCCTCGCTGCCGACCGCACGATCGCCATGTCGGTCGTCGCGATCGCGGCCGTCACACTCGGCACGGCGTCGGCGGTCGCGTGGGCCGACCGGGCCGATCCCCGTCGCACCGCCGATGCCGAGACCAACGCCGCGGTGCTCGACCCGATCGAGGCGATGGTCGCGCTCCGCCGTGCCGACCCGCCGTTCCCCCTGTTCTCGATCGTCGATCGGTCTCGTGTGGTCGGTCAGTCGTTCCCGGCCCGGTGGCGGATCGCAGCGCTCGACACGTACGACGGCCAGCGCTGGGTCCCGCGCGTCACGCTGCGCCCGATCGGCGGACGGTTGGGACTCCCGACCCCACCGAGCGTCGAACGTCCGCCGGCCGTCGACTACGAGTTGACCTACGAGTCCGACGACATCGCCCTGTTGCCGTACCCGGGTGCGCCGCTGTCGGCGTCGGTCGACGTCGAGACCGACCTCGGTCGCGTCGTCGTCCGCCCCCTCGAGGCGCCCCAGGTCGACGACGTCGTGATGATGTCGTCGGAGGTCGCGCCGACGTCGCGTTCGGCGCTCGACGGCACGGTCGGCAGGCGCCCGGTCGACGACATTGCCGAGGGTTTCGGCGACCGGGCGCGGGCCCTGGTCGACGAGGACACCACCGTCATCGAACAGTTGCGCCAAATCGAAGCGACGATGCGCGACGAGTGGCAGCTCGACCCGTCGGCCCCTGGAGGCGGGCAGCAGCTCGCGTTGATCGACCGGTTCCTGGGCGAGACGACCCGCGGGACCCGTGAGCAGTTCGTGACCGCGTTCGTGCTGTTGGCCAGGTCGCTCGGGGTCGATGCGCGGGTGGCGACCGGATTCATCGTGCCGCCCGAATCGATCGGACCGTCGCTCGTGCTCGAGTCGAGCATGGCATCGGTCTGGCCGGAGGTGCGGTTCGAGAACGTGGGATGGGTGCCCTTCGATCCGGTTCCGCAAGTGGTGTCGCCCGACGACGGCGACCCCGAGCCGCCCCCGGAGGCCCAGACCCCGGCGGCCGCTCAGCCGCCGATCGCGCCACCCAACGAGGACGTCGAGCCGACCGACGAAGAGGTCCCCGAGGTCGTGACCGCGACCGATCGATGGGACGGTGTCCGCCGATGGCTGCAGCGTGGTGCGGTGGTCTCCGCGATCGGGCTGCTCCCGATCCTGCTCGCCGTCGGCCTGATCGTCGGCATCAAGTGGCGGCGCCGTCGCCGTCGCCGTCGTGCGCCCGATCCGGTCGCCCGCATCAGGGGTGTCTGGGCCAACGCGACCGACGCGCTCGTCGACGCCGGGATGACGATCGGTCCGAGCTGGACCGACGACACCATCGCGTCGTCGGCGGCGTCGTTGGCGCCGAGCGTCCCGCACGAACTGCGACGCCTCGCGGCGATGTCGACCCAGGTCACGTTCGGTGCCGCCCACGGTGCAGACGCGCTCGCGGACGACGCCGTGCTCACCTCGGCCGCGGTCGATCAGGCGGTCCGGGACGAACGAACCCGCTGGCAGCGCGTTCGTTGGCGCCTCAGCCTGCGGTCGTTGCGACGCTCGACCCGGTCGCCGGTGTCACCCGACTGA
- a CDS encoding class I adenylate-forming enzyme family protein: protein MGRVIEHFNEAWDELTAAGAAFAMTDLEVRGNPMRVYDNAPPSMRSLWELATFHGDKTYIVYEDERLTYAEVDARVRALAGVLRDEHGVGSGDRVAIAMRNYPEWVIGYWATVSIGAAVVGMNAWWTSTEMEFGLRDSRPKVLIADDERLEGVLPVLDGLRAELPLHVVAVRSERELPDDAARWDDVVDPTDAPAALPPAEIDPDDDATIFYTSGTTGFPKGAQLTHRGSVHNVMNLAFMATVSAMAEAKAAAAAGTPVTPPDPAATPPVFMAPTPLFHVTANNCLLQPCTLAGGAIVFMYKWDAARALELIERERVTNFSGVPTMSREMLMHPDWAIRDTSSVKGMGGGGAPIQPDLVAKIDRSLAGGAPSTGYGLTETHGIVTANQATLYTAKPASCGRVVPTLDAKLENADGEVVEGPDALGELCVRGSIVIKGYLNRPDATADAIVDGWFRTGDIARIDEDGFVFIVDRVKDMVLRGGENVYCAEVEAAIYEHPDVAEAAVFGVPDDRLGEAVGAAVVLRSGGSMTDDELTEFLAERLAKFKVPTSIWFRSQELPRNANGKFVKRTLRDELVGG, encoded by the coding sequence ATGGGGCGGGTGATCGAGCACTTCAACGAGGCCTGGGACGAACTGACCGCTGCGGGCGCTGCCTTCGCCATGACCGACCTGGAGGTACGGGGCAACCCGATGCGGGTGTACGACAATGCCCCGCCCTCGATGCGGTCGCTCTGGGAGTTGGCGACATTCCACGGTGACAAGACCTACATCGTCTACGAAGACGAGCGGCTCACCTACGCCGAGGTCGACGCGCGGGTTCGTGCACTCGCCGGAGTGCTCCGTGACGAGCACGGTGTCGGGTCCGGTGACCGGGTCGCGATCGCCATGCGGAACTACCCAGAATGGGTCATCGGGTACTGGGCGACGGTGTCGATCGGTGCTGCGGTCGTCGGCATGAACGCCTGGTGGACCAGTACCGAAATGGAGTTCGGCCTCCGCGACTCACGCCCGAAGGTGCTGATCGCCGACGACGAACGACTCGAGGGGGTGCTGCCGGTCCTCGACGGTCTCCGGGCCGAACTGCCCCTCCACGTCGTCGCAGTGCGGAGCGAACGCGAACTGCCCGACGACGCGGCCCGCTGGGACGACGTCGTCGATCCGACCGACGCGCCCGCCGCCCTGCCACCTGCCGAGATCGACCCCGACGACGACGCCACGATCTTCTACACGTCCGGCACCACCGGCTTCCCGAAAGGTGCACAGCTCACCCATCGCGGGTCGGTGCACAACGTGATGAACCTTGCGTTCATGGCGACGGTGTCGGCGATGGCCGAGGCCAAGGCGGCGGCCGCCGCCGGAACGCCGGTCACCCCGCCCGACCCGGCCGCGACCCCGCCCGTGTTCATGGCGCCGACGCCGCTGTTTCACGTCACCGCGAACAACTGCCTGCTCCAACCCTGCACCCTCGCGGGCGGCGCGATCGTCTTCATGTACAAGTGGGACGCCGCTCGGGCGCTCGAACTGATCGAGCGCGAGCGGGTCACGAACTTCTCCGGCGTACCGACGATGAGCCGCGAGATGCTGATGCATCCCGACTGGGCGATCCGCGACACCTCCTCGGTCAAGGGCATGGGCGGCGGCGGGGCGCCGATCCAGCCCGATCTGGTCGCCAAGATCGACCGGTCGCTCGCCGGTGGCGCACCGTCGACCGGGTACGGCCTGACCGAGACACACGGGATCGTCACGGCGAACCAGGCCACGCTGTACACGGCCAAACCGGCGTCGTGCGGGCGAGTGGTCCCGACGCTCGACGCGAAACTGGAGAACGCCGACGGCGAGGTCGTCGAGGGTCCCGATGCGCTCGGCGAGCTCTGCGTCCGCGGTTCGATCGTGATCAAGGGGTATCTCAACCGGCCCGATGCGACCGCCGACGCGATCGTCGACGGGTGGTTCCGGACGGGCGACATCGCCCGCATCGACGAGGACGGGTTCGTGTTCATCGTCGACCGGGTCAAGGACATGGTGCTGCGTGGCGGCGAGAACGTGTACTGCGCCGAGGTCGAGGCGGCGATCTACGAGCATCCGGACGTCGCCGAGGCGGCGGTGTTCGGCGTGCCCGACGATCGGCTGGGCGAAGCCGTCGGCGCCGCGGTCGTGCTCCGTTCGGGGGGCTCGATGACCGACGACGAGCTCACCGAGTTCCTGGCCGAGCGCCTCGCGAAGTTCAAGGTCCCCACCTCGATCTGGTTCCGCTCCCAGGAGCTCCCGCGCAACGCCAACGGCAAGTTCGTGAAGCGCACGCTGCGCGATGAACTCGTCGGTGGCTGA
- the yihA gene encoding ribosome biogenesis GTP-binding protein YihA/YsxC, translated as MSGRPLQIKFVSSAKHTGQLPESDAEVAFVGRSNVGKSSLINALANQKQLARVSNTPGRTQLINLFEHRDGGTVVDLPGYGYAKVPGHVRREWPEMIEGYLLGRDGLEMVFVLVDGAIGPTPLDQQMLAWLRENEVPHTIVATKMDKVKSSKRPTRKRELAQGCMLETGDIVWVSAAKGVNIDQLRGLVVGHLA; from the coding sequence ATGTCCGGACGACCGCTGCAGATCAAGTTCGTGTCGTCGGCCAAGCACACCGGCCAGTTGCCCGAGAGCGACGCCGAGGTCGCCTTCGTCGGTCGATCCAACGTCGGCAAGTCGTCGCTGATCAACGCCCTGGCCAACCAGAAGCAGCTCGCCCGGGTGTCCAACACGCCGGGCCGCACGCAACTCATCAACCTGTTCGAGCACCGCGACGGCGGCACCGTCGTCGACCTGCCGGGCTACGGGTATGCCAAGGTGCCCGGCCACGTGCGGCGCGAATGGCCCGAGATGATCGAGGGGTACCTGCTCGGACGCGACGGGCTCGAGATGGTGTTCGTGCTCGTCGACGGTGCGATCGGTCCCACCCCGCTCGACCAGCAGATGCTCGCCTGGCTGCGCGAGAACGAGGTGCCGCACACGATCGTGGCGACCAAGATGGACAAGGTCAAGTCGTCCAAGCGACCCACCCGCAAACGCGAGCTGGCGCAGGGCTGCATGCTCGAGACCGGCGACATCGTCTGGGTCAGTGCGGCCAAGGGCGTCAACATCGACCAGCTCCGCGGCCTCGTCGTCGGCCACCTCGCCTGA